A single window of Grus americana isolate bGruAme1 chromosome 10, bGruAme1.mat, whole genome shotgun sequence DNA harbors:
- the PLEKHO2 gene encoding pleckstrin homology domain-containing family O member 2 produces MEQDTKEEVSEKPKSAPTAEKYGWIKKSSGGLLGLWKDRYIQLRKTQLVVYEDEDEQKCIETVELESYDKCQELRALLKKKNRFILIRSPGKKVHDIKFQASTLEEKESWIKALNEGINRGKNKVFDEVKVDESLSLDHVTRDRVKMTHSRRPPTRSHLKEAAKSTSDGILRLDLDIVDNGPPNFDSTISESDNMPPQKETPKPPMPPTKPTGTKDDQDAENNVPDQEHKKPLSPPLPPDKKLKEGIMSKDNVNAKEEDSVSPEENVEGSQAPSEENSENLIEVSNRGTAKAPIPLPKSVPDKLKVTWDHPVPEPKTTEDLKSSGDSSKDNLAEIAAADDTKPPVPPKVLSEKMLATMNSSHGDLEAGVWEDLESGSSNPPVNGITPSDVAESTSPTVETEEGNGRTSAEKEEQSSAEETETSLATETGHESVKATVEKKTSVESPSGLKLRSSSLGDLLSDSKSTERALPSQVFTKESDHCLAKMEEKVATEREKAEKLLQKVLREGLEQAQEGNGPPVMAETLLNEAVEQLRQATQVLQEIKGLGELKKEATQKQKEKQKDLVTLYRRSAP; encoded by the exons aTGGAGCAA GATACAAAGGAGGAGGTCTCAGAGAAACCAAAGTCTGCTCCAACTGCAGAGAAATACGGCTGGATTAAGAAAAGCAGCGGAGGGCTCCTGGGATTGTGGAAGGATCGTTACATCCAGCTACGGAAAACGCAGCTCGTGGTCTATGAGGATGAG GATGAACAGAAGTGCATAGAAACAGTGGAACTGGAGAGTTATGACAAGTGCCAGGAACTGCGTGCGctactaaaaaagaaaaaccgtTTCATTTTAATCCGCTCCCCGGGTAAGAAG GTTCATGATATCAAGTTTCAAGCTTCAActctggaagaaaaggaatcGTGGATAAAAGCTCTTAATGAAGGGATCAATAGAGGCAAAAACAAAGTATTTGATGAG GTAAAAGTGGACGAGAGCCTTTCCTTGGACCACGTAACTCGAGACAGGGTGAAAATGACCCACAGCCGCAGGCCACCCACGAGAAGTCACCTAAAGGAG gCCGCCAAGTCTACATCAGATGGCATCCTGCGACTAGATCTGGATATAGTAGACAACGGACCACCAAACTTTGATTCCACTATCAGCGAAAGTGACAACATGCCACCTCAGAAAGAAACTCCAAAGCCACCTATGCCACCTACAAAACCCACTGGCACAAAAGATGACCAAGATGCAGAGAACAACGTTCCTGACCAGGAACATAAAAAACCTCTGTCTCCTCCGTTGCCTCCAGATAAGAAGCTTAAGGAAGGCATCATGTCAAAGGACAACGTAAATGCCAAGGAAGAGGACTCTGTAAGCCCAGAGGAGAATGTGGAAGGATCTCAAGCACCAAGTGAGGAGAACAGTGAGAACCTCATTGAGGTCAGCAACAGGGGCACAGCAAAAGCTCCAATTCCTCTTCCTAAGAGCGTGCCAGACAAGCTAAAAGTCACTTGGGACCATCCAGTCCCTGAGCCTAAAACCACGGAAGACTTGAAATCATCAGGAGATAGTAGCAAAGACAACCTTGCTGAGATTGCCGCTGCAGATGATACAAAGCCTCCCGTTCCTCCTAAGGTTCTGTCAGAAAAAATGCTAGCCACAATGAACTCCAGCCATGGTGACCTGGAAGCTGGGGTTTGGGAAGACCTGGAGTCTGGCAGCTCCAATCCCCCAGTGAATGGGATCACACCCAGCGATGTAGCAGAGTCCACATCCCCAACAGTTGAAACTgaagaaggaaatgggagaacctctgctgagaaggaagagcaaagttcagcagaagagacagagaCTTCCTTAGCTACAGAAACAGGCCATGAGAGTGTAAAAGCAACTGTTGAGAAGAAAACGTCTGTAGAAAGCCCTTCAGGTCTCAAACTTCGCAGTTCTTCTCTGGGAGACTTACTGTCTGATTCCAAAAGTACAGAGAGAGCACTTCCAAGCCAAGTTTTCACCAAGGAATCCGATCACTGCTTAGCTaaaatggaggagaaagttgctactgaaagggaaaaggcagaaaaacttCTGCAGAAGGTTTTACGTGAAGGGTTGGAACAGGCCCAGGAGGGGAACGGACCCCCAGTGATGGCAGAGACATTGCTCAATGAGGCAGTAGAACAACTTCGGCAAGCTACACAAGTTTTGCAAGAAATTAAAGGTCTTggagaactgaaaaaagaagcaacacagaaacagaaagaaaagcaaaaggatcTAGTGACTCTTTATAGGAGAAGTGCTCCCTGA